In one Ictalurus furcatus strain D&B chromosome 28, Billie_1.0, whole genome shotgun sequence genomic region, the following are encoded:
- the pafah1b2 gene encoding platelet-activating factor acetylhydrolase IB subunit beta, whose amino-acid sequence MSDEENPAAEPVQVLDVQGDGRWMSQHNRFVQECKDAEPDVLFVGDSMVQLMQQYEVWRELFSPLHALNFGIGGDTTCNVLWRLQNGELENIRPRVVVLWVGTNNHEHTAEQVAGGIVTVVQLLISRLPKVKIVVLGLLPRGEFPNPLREKNSTVNAFLRCALPRLGHVQFLDVGGGFVHSDGTISCRDMFDFLHLTAGGYGAVATPLHELLLQLLEETPQERRASVV is encoded by the exons ATGAGTGACGAGGAGAACCCTGCAGCTGAACCCGTACAGGTCCTGGACGTCCAGGGTGACGGGCGCTGGATGTCACAG CACAACCGCTTCGTGCAGGAGTGTAAGGATGCGGAACCTGATGTGCTGTTTGTAGGGGACTCCATGGTTCAGCTGATGCAGCAAtacgag GTGTGGCGGGagctcttttctcctctccacGCGCTCAACTTCGGGATCGGAGGAGACACGACATGCAACGTTCTGTGGAGGCTGCAGAACGGAGAACTGGAGAACATCAGGCCAcgg GTGGTGGTGCTGTGGGTCGGAACCAATAATCACGAGCACACGGCGGAGCAGGTTGCAGGGGGAATCGTGACCGTCGTACAGCTGCTCATCTCGCGCCTCCCCAAGGTCAAGATCGTCGTCCTG GGTCTGTTACCCAGGGGCGAGTTCCCGAACCCTCTGAGGGAGAAAAACTCAACAGTAAACGCTTTCCTGCGTTGCGCCCTCCCTCGTCTCGGACATGTGCAGTTCCTGGATGTGGGTGGCGGCTTTGTGCACTCTGACGGCACCATTTCCTGCCGAGACATGTTCGACTTCCTGCACCTGACAGCCGGCGGGTACGGTGCCGTCGCCACGCCCCTCCATGAGCTGCTGCTCCAGCTGTTGGAGGAGACACCGCAGGAGAGGCGGGCCTCGGTCGTGTGA
- the apoa1a gene encoding apolipoprotein A-I — translation MKVVALALTLLLALGCHARTLQAEALDQVEHFKSAAAVYLSQVKDQAYKALENLDGGDYEQYKLKLTESLDNLQRYAESTSTSLKPYATQVVEGTQTVREYILKEMDDLHAKVEPHRAELRQAIEKHLEEYGKRLIPIFRDYMADNQKELESLRQKLQPALEDLKAKVETNFEETKTKLAPIVEAVSGRLNERLQNLKDLANPVAEEYKEHVLKAVEDIKEKLVPHTAQLQGQIEPYVETLRAKFMSIYETVSQAIQA, via the exons ATGAAAGTCGTGGCTCTTGCGTTGACTCTCCTCTTGGCTTTGG GCTGCCATGCCCGCACCCTACAGGCCGAAGCTCTCGACCAGGTGGAGCACTTCAAGTCTGCTGCCGCGGTCTACCTGTCCCAGGTGAAAGACCAGGCCTACAAGGCCCTAGAGAACCTGGACGGAGGCGACTACGAGCAGTACAA GCTGAAGCTGACCGAGAGCCTTGACAACCTGCAGAGGTACGCCGAgtccacctccacctccctgAAACCCTATGCCACCCAGGTGGTTGAGGGAACCCAGACCGTGCGTGAGTACATCCTGAAAGAAATGGACGACCTACATGCTAAAGTGGAGCCACACCGTGCTGAGCTGCGACAAGCCATCGAGAAGCACCTGGAGGAGTACGGCAAGCGTCTCATCCCCATCTTCCGTGACTACATGGCTGATAACCAGAAGGAGCTTGAATCTCTTCGCCAGAAGCTTCAGCCTGCTCTCGAGGACCTCAAGGCCAAGGTGGAGACCAACTTTGAGGAGACCAAGACCAAGCTGGCCCCCATTGTCGAGGCTGTGAGTGGAAGGCTCAACGAGAGGCTGCAGAACCTGAAGGATCTGGCAAATCCCGTGGCTGAGGAGTACAAGGAGCACGTGCTGAAGGCTGTCGAGGACATCAAGGAGAAGCTGGTACCCCACACCGCCCAGCTCCAAGGCCAAATCGAGCCCTACGTGGAGACCCTGAGGGCCAAGTTCATGTCCATCTACGAGACCGTCTCCCAGGCCATTCAAGCCTAA
- the rnf214 gene encoding RING finger protein 214 isoform X1: protein METDSVGWNYEGDLTCLIPFWEVVDGLWYIPYPLEVGVDIPEVVLENHGVLNRMPVNTESKEQDVQTDDWTQEKCVNTNESWEHLMRVLVEQSAELAAECKSLEEQQAAEETEYKSQIESLEKMRDDKQRQHRALLDKIESVQVKLDLNSSKTTRKNFTAKVEELTAERDQKLEMKRRLSQELEEADGRLEMFTEEQRNEKLKWEQEIAALQHEMERLSGQVEESRQAALKDEIAALESQRELAISQLEDWIAEAERYLNTLRSNTSPQSSRHRIEWEKNVAMVRKNLGKLQLLYNENLNQLQKGQQLDSLPKIPFPHLPLIPMIDLLNFTTYAPIRPTVTQPQFHPAHRTTPPPLSAHNAAAFTPHTHEQNVPVPRLAMPTSIYALTTPYTHPTYTLPYTAVPTAQVNVPVSLAAAAQLSQGAGPVSSVRNPASQALPSIPQPAGKLDKLLEILGTQFPQCTRPQIMAVLQQVKSERGTMAGMSIEDIKQQVEQRLAQNERPPPGPIAPPAGSRHSHRGPVQPSLSTRPSLHAPSAHVFQSRGPQATPAVRRLCLMCQNHVEPGTQYNTNCTHTLHKECISVWLQSSKNNSCPFCPRK from the exons ATGGAGACTGATAGCGTTGGTTGGAATTATGAAGGGGACCTAACTTG TCTTATACCGTTTTGGGAGGTGGTGGATGGTCTTTGGTACATTCCGTATCCGTTGGAAGTTGGAGTGGACATACCGGAAGTGGTGTTGGAGAACCACGGAGTACTGAATAGAATGCCGGTCAATACAGAGAGCAAGGAGCAGGATGTTCAG ACCGACGACTGGACGCAAGAAAAATGTGTCAACACAAATGAAAGTTGGGAACACTTAATG cgCGTCCTGGTGGAACAGAGTGCCGAGCTGGCAGCCGAGTGCAAGTCTCTGGAGGAACAGCAGGCTGCCGAAGAGACCGAGTACAAGAGCCAAATCGAAAGTTTGGAGAAGATGAGGGACGACAAGCAGCGGCAACATCGG GCTCTCCTAGACAAGATCGAGTCGGTGCAGGTGAAATTGGACCTAAATAGCAGTAAGACAACGCGGAAAAACTTCACCGCCAAAGTCGAGGAGCTCACCGCCGAGAGGGATCAAAAGCTGGAGATGAAGAGAAG aTTGAGCCAAGAGTTAGAGGAGGCAGATGGGAGACTGGAGATGTTTACAGAAGAGCAGAGAAATGAGAA GCTTAAATGGGAGCAAGAGATCGCTGCTTTGCAGCATGAGATGGAGAGACTCTCTGGACAAGTTGAAGAATCCAGGCAGGCAGCTCTGAAAGACGAG atcgcTGCTCTAGAGTCTCAGAGAGAGCTGGCAATTTCTCAGCTAGAAGACTGGATTGCAGAAGCCGAACGATATCTAAACACTCTCAG GTCAAACACTTCACCTCAGAGCAGCCGGCATCGAATTGAATGGGAGAAAAATGTGGCAATGGTTCGTAAAAACTTGGGCAAACTACAG TTACTGTATAATGAAAACCTTAATCAGCTTCAAAAGGGGCAGCAGCTGGACAGTTTGCCTAAAATCCCCTTTCCTCATCTCCCTCTCATACCCATG atcGACTTGTTGAATTTCACGACGTATGCTCCGATCCGCCCAACGGTGACCCAGCCTCAGTTTCACCCGGCCCATAGAACCACCCCACCTCCTCTTTCTGCACACAACGCGGCGGCCTTCACACCACACACGCACGAACAGAACGTGCCCGTCCCGAGGCTGGCCATGCCCACCTCCATCTACGCCCTTACAACACCCTACACTCACCCTACCTACACATTACCGTACACTGCTGTCCCTACAGCCCAGGTGAACGTCCCGGTCAGTCTCGCAGCAGCAGCTCAGTTGTCTCAAGGGGCGGGGCCAGTCTCCTCAGTACGAAACCCCGCCTCCCAGGCGCTTCCGTCAATCCCACAACCTGCAGGCAAGCTGGACAAACTGCTGGAGATACTGGGCACGCAGTTCCCACAGTGCACGAG ACCTCAAATAATGGCTGTGTTGCAGCAGGTTAAGAGTGAGCGTGGCACTATGGCTGGCATGTCCATAGAGGACATCAAACAACAAGTGGAACAGAGACTCGCACAAAATGAACGGCCG CCTCCAGGCCCCATAGCGCCCCCTGCAGGCTCCAGACACTCACACAGAGGTCCTGTCCAGCCTTCGTTGTCCACGCGTCCCTCTCTCCATGCTCCCAGTGCCCACGTCTTCCAGTCCCGAGGCCCACAG GCCACTCCAGCTGTGCGCAGACTGTGTTTAATGTGTCAGAACCACGTAGAACCGGGAACCCAGTATAACACAAACTGCACTCATACGCTACACAAAGAG TGCATCAGTGTGTGGCTGCAGTCCAGCAAGAACAACTCCTGTCCTTTCTGCCCCAGAAAATAA
- the rnf214 gene encoding RING finger protein 214 isoform X2: protein MPVNTESKEQDVQTDDWTQEKCVNTNESWEHLMRVLVEQSAELAAECKSLEEQQAAEETEYKSQIESLEKMRDDKQRQHRALLDKIESVQVKLDLNSSKTTRKNFTAKVEELTAERDQKLEMKRRLSQELEEADGRLEMFTEEQRNEKLKWEQEIAALQHEMERLSGQVEESRQAALKDEIAALESQRELAISQLEDWIAEAERYLNTLRSNTSPQSSRHRIEWEKNVAMVRKNLGKLQLLYNENLNQLQKGQQLDSLPKIPFPHLPLIPMIDLLNFTTYAPIRPTVTQPQFHPAHRTTPPPLSAHNAAAFTPHTHEQNVPVPRLAMPTSIYALTTPYTHPTYTLPYTAVPTAQVNVPVSLAAAAQLSQGAGPVSSVRNPASQALPSIPQPAGKLDKLLEILGTQFPQCTRPQIMAVLQQVKSERGTMAGMSIEDIKQQVEQRLAQNERPPPGPIAPPAGSRHSHRGPVQPSLSTRPSLHAPSAHVFQSRGPQATPAVRRLCLMCQNHVEPGTQYNTNCTHTLHKECISVWLQSSKNNSCPFCPRK, encoded by the exons ATGCCGGTCAATACAGAGAGCAAGGAGCAGGATGTTCAG ACCGACGACTGGACGCAAGAAAAATGTGTCAACACAAATGAAAGTTGGGAACACTTAATG cgCGTCCTGGTGGAACAGAGTGCCGAGCTGGCAGCCGAGTGCAAGTCTCTGGAGGAACAGCAGGCTGCCGAAGAGACCGAGTACAAGAGCCAAATCGAAAGTTTGGAGAAGATGAGGGACGACAAGCAGCGGCAACATCGG GCTCTCCTAGACAAGATCGAGTCGGTGCAGGTGAAATTGGACCTAAATAGCAGTAAGACAACGCGGAAAAACTTCACCGCCAAAGTCGAGGAGCTCACCGCCGAGAGGGATCAAAAGCTGGAGATGAAGAGAAG aTTGAGCCAAGAGTTAGAGGAGGCAGATGGGAGACTGGAGATGTTTACAGAAGAGCAGAGAAATGAGAA GCTTAAATGGGAGCAAGAGATCGCTGCTTTGCAGCATGAGATGGAGAGACTCTCTGGACAAGTTGAAGAATCCAGGCAGGCAGCTCTGAAAGACGAG atcgcTGCTCTAGAGTCTCAGAGAGAGCTGGCAATTTCTCAGCTAGAAGACTGGATTGCAGAAGCCGAACGATATCTAAACACTCTCAG GTCAAACACTTCACCTCAGAGCAGCCGGCATCGAATTGAATGGGAGAAAAATGTGGCAATGGTTCGTAAAAACTTGGGCAAACTACAG TTACTGTATAATGAAAACCTTAATCAGCTTCAAAAGGGGCAGCAGCTGGACAGTTTGCCTAAAATCCCCTTTCCTCATCTCCCTCTCATACCCATG atcGACTTGTTGAATTTCACGACGTATGCTCCGATCCGCCCAACGGTGACCCAGCCTCAGTTTCACCCGGCCCATAGAACCACCCCACCTCCTCTTTCTGCACACAACGCGGCGGCCTTCACACCACACACGCACGAACAGAACGTGCCCGTCCCGAGGCTGGCCATGCCCACCTCCATCTACGCCCTTACAACACCCTACACTCACCCTACCTACACATTACCGTACACTGCTGTCCCTACAGCCCAGGTGAACGTCCCGGTCAGTCTCGCAGCAGCAGCTCAGTTGTCTCAAGGGGCGGGGCCAGTCTCCTCAGTACGAAACCCCGCCTCCCAGGCGCTTCCGTCAATCCCACAACCTGCAGGCAAGCTGGACAAACTGCTGGAGATACTGGGCACGCAGTTCCCACAGTGCACGAG ACCTCAAATAATGGCTGTGTTGCAGCAGGTTAAGAGTGAGCGTGGCACTATGGCTGGCATGTCCATAGAGGACATCAAACAACAAGTGGAACAGAGACTCGCACAAAATGAACGGCCG CCTCCAGGCCCCATAGCGCCCCCTGCAGGCTCCAGACACTCACACAGAGGTCCTGTCCAGCCTTCGTTGTCCACGCGTCCCTCTCTCCATGCTCCCAGTGCCCACGTCTTCCAGTCCCGAGGCCCACAG GCCACTCCAGCTGTGCGCAGACTGTGTTTAATGTGTCAGAACCACGTAGAACCGGGAACCCAGTATAACACAAACTGCACTCATACGCTACACAAAGAG TGCATCAGTGTGTGGCTGCAGTCCAGCAAGAACAACTCCTGTCCTTTCTGCCCCAGAAAATAA
- the rnf214 gene encoding RING finger protein 214 isoform X3, translated as MRVLVEQSAELAAECKSLEEQQAAEETEYKSQIESLEKMRDDKQRQHRALLDKIESVQVKLDLNSSKTTRKNFTAKVEELTAERDQKLEMKRRLSQELEEADGRLEMFTEEQRNEKLKWEQEIAALQHEMERLSGQVEESRQAALKDEIAALESQRELAISQLEDWIAEAERYLNTLRSNTSPQSSRHRIEWEKNVAMVRKNLGKLQLLYNENLNQLQKGQQLDSLPKIPFPHLPLIPMIDLLNFTTYAPIRPTVTQPQFHPAHRTTPPPLSAHNAAAFTPHTHEQNVPVPRLAMPTSIYALTTPYTHPTYTLPYTAVPTAQVNVPVSLAAAAQLSQGAGPVSSVRNPASQALPSIPQPAGKLDKLLEILGTQFPQCTRPQIMAVLQQVKSERGTMAGMSIEDIKQQVEQRLAQNERPPPGPIAPPAGSRHSHRGPVQPSLSTRPSLHAPSAHVFQSRGPQATPAVRRLCLMCQNHVEPGTQYNTNCTHTLHKECISVWLQSSKNNSCPFCPRK; from the exons ATG cgCGTCCTGGTGGAACAGAGTGCCGAGCTGGCAGCCGAGTGCAAGTCTCTGGAGGAACAGCAGGCTGCCGAAGAGACCGAGTACAAGAGCCAAATCGAAAGTTTGGAGAAGATGAGGGACGACAAGCAGCGGCAACATCGG GCTCTCCTAGACAAGATCGAGTCGGTGCAGGTGAAATTGGACCTAAATAGCAGTAAGACAACGCGGAAAAACTTCACCGCCAAAGTCGAGGAGCTCACCGCCGAGAGGGATCAAAAGCTGGAGATGAAGAGAAG aTTGAGCCAAGAGTTAGAGGAGGCAGATGGGAGACTGGAGATGTTTACAGAAGAGCAGAGAAATGAGAA GCTTAAATGGGAGCAAGAGATCGCTGCTTTGCAGCATGAGATGGAGAGACTCTCTGGACAAGTTGAAGAATCCAGGCAGGCAGCTCTGAAAGACGAG atcgcTGCTCTAGAGTCTCAGAGAGAGCTGGCAATTTCTCAGCTAGAAGACTGGATTGCAGAAGCCGAACGATATCTAAACACTCTCAG GTCAAACACTTCACCTCAGAGCAGCCGGCATCGAATTGAATGGGAGAAAAATGTGGCAATGGTTCGTAAAAACTTGGGCAAACTACAG TTACTGTATAATGAAAACCTTAATCAGCTTCAAAAGGGGCAGCAGCTGGACAGTTTGCCTAAAATCCCCTTTCCTCATCTCCCTCTCATACCCATG atcGACTTGTTGAATTTCACGACGTATGCTCCGATCCGCCCAACGGTGACCCAGCCTCAGTTTCACCCGGCCCATAGAACCACCCCACCTCCTCTTTCTGCACACAACGCGGCGGCCTTCACACCACACACGCACGAACAGAACGTGCCCGTCCCGAGGCTGGCCATGCCCACCTCCATCTACGCCCTTACAACACCCTACACTCACCCTACCTACACATTACCGTACACTGCTGTCCCTACAGCCCAGGTGAACGTCCCGGTCAGTCTCGCAGCAGCAGCTCAGTTGTCTCAAGGGGCGGGGCCAGTCTCCTCAGTACGAAACCCCGCCTCCCAGGCGCTTCCGTCAATCCCACAACCTGCAGGCAAGCTGGACAAACTGCTGGAGATACTGGGCACGCAGTTCCCACAGTGCACGAG ACCTCAAATAATGGCTGTGTTGCAGCAGGTTAAGAGTGAGCGTGGCACTATGGCTGGCATGTCCATAGAGGACATCAAACAACAAGTGGAACAGAGACTCGCACAAAATGAACGGCCG CCTCCAGGCCCCATAGCGCCCCCTGCAGGCTCCAGACACTCACACAGAGGTCCTGTCCAGCCTTCGTTGTCCACGCGTCCCTCTCTCCATGCTCCCAGTGCCCACGTCTTCCAGTCCCGAGGCCCACAG GCCACTCCAGCTGTGCGCAGACTGTGTTTAATGTGTCAGAACCACGTAGAACCGGGAACCCAGTATAACACAAACTGCACTCATACGCTACACAAAGAG TGCATCAGTGTGTGGCTGCAGTCCAGCAAGAACAACTCCTGTCCTTTCTGCCCCAGAAAATAA
- the tagln2 gene encoding transgelin-2, whose protein sequence is MANKGPSYGLSREVQNKIDKKYDPELEERLVEWIVAQCGPSVGKPQPGRQGFQTWLKDGCVLCELINSLYPASKPVKKFQSTGMAFKQMEQISQFLTAAEKYGVTKTDIFQTVDLWDGKDLAAVQMTLMSLGSLAVTKGDGCYRGDPNWFHRKAQENKRDFTEEQLKEGQSVIGLQMGSNRGASQAGMTGYGRPRQILN, encoded by the exons ATGGCGAACAAGGGTCCTTCATACGGTTTGAGCCGTGAGGTTCAAAATAAGATTGACAAGAAGTACGACCCGGAGCTGGAGGAGCGGCTCGTTGAGTGGATCGTGGCTCAGTGCGGTCCATCCGTGGGAAAACCACAACCTGGCAGACAGGGCTTCCAGACGTGGCTTAAAGATggatgt GTCTTGTGCGAGCTCATTAACAGCCTCTATCCTGCCTCTAAGCCAGTGAAGAAGTTCCAGAGCACCGGCATGGCCTTCAAGCAGATGGAGCAGATCTCACAGTTCCTCACAGCCGCTGAGAAATACGGAGTCACCAAAACTGACATCTTCCAGACGGTGGACCTCTGGGATG gtaAAGACTTGGCGGCAGTGCAGATGACTCTGATGTCATTGGGAAGTTTGGCAGTTACCAAGGGCGATGGCTGTTACCGTGGCGACCCTAACTGGTTCCATAG GAAAGCGCAAGAGAACAAGCGGGATTTCACGGAGGAGCAGTTGAAGGAGGGTCAGAGCGTCatcggcctgcagatgggctcCAACAGAGGAGCATCTCAGGCGGGAATGACTGGCTACGGACGACCCCGGCAGATCCTCAACTAA